A section of the Tenrec ecaudatus isolate mTenEca1 chromosome 10, mTenEca1.hap1, whole genome shotgun sequence genome encodes:
- the TMUB2 gene encoding transmembrane and ubiquitin-like domain-containing protein 2 isoform X1, with protein sequence MISRHLQNSLPSVDPASSQTMELSDITLIEGVGNEVTVVAGVVVLILALILAWLSTYVADSSNNQLLGTIVSAGDASVLHLGHVDHLMASQGTPEPTELPRPSESNDEKAEEAGEGGGGGDATGELGAGGGAEPSLEHLLDIQGLPKRQVGPESGSPEGSPPTLINVRLKFLNDTEELAVARPEDTVGALKSKYFPGQESQMKLIYQGRLLQDPARTLRSLNINDQAVIHCHRSPPGPAVPGPSASLSSSSTEPPSLGVNVGSLMVPVFVVLLGVVWYFRINYRQFFTAPATVSLVGVTVFFSFLVFGMYGR encoded by the exons ATGATTTCCCGTCATCTTCAAAACAGCCTTCCGAG TGTGGACCCGGCCAGCAGCCAGACTATGGAGCTCTCGGACATCACTCTCATTGAGGGTGTGGGCAATGAAGTGACGGTGGTGGCAGGTGTGGTGGTACTGATTCTAGCCTTGATCCTAGCATGGCTCTCTACCTATGTAGCGGACAGCAGTAACAACCAGCTCCTAGGCACCATTGTGTCAGCAGGAGACGCATCTGTCCTCCACCTGGGGCACGTGGACCACCTGATGGCAAGCCAAGGTACCCCAGAGCCAACTGAACTCCCTCGTCCATCAGAGAGCAATGACGAGAAGGCTGAAGAGGCCGgcgaaggtggaggtggaggggacGCCACCGGGGAGCTTGGAGCTGGGGGAGGTGCTGAGCCCAGCCTGGAGCATCTGCTGGACATTCAAGGCCTGCCCAAAAGACAGGTGGGCCCAGAAAGCGGCAGCCCAGAgggctcccctcccaccctcatcaaTGTGCGGCTCAAATTCCTCAATGACACTGAGGAGCTGGCTGTGGCCAGGCCTGAGGATACCGTGGGAGCCCTGAAGAG CAAGTACTTCCCTGGACAGGAGAGCCAGATGAAACTCATCTACCAGGGCCGCTTGCTGCAGGATCCGGCCCGCACGCTGCGCTCCCTGAACATTAACGACCAGGCTGTGATCCACTGCCACCGATCCCCGCCGGGGCCTGCTGTCCCTGGCCCCTCTGCTTCCCTGTCCTCCTCCTCCACGGAGCCACCCAGCCTTGGTGTCAACGTGGGCAGCCTCATGGTGCCCGTGTTTGTGGTGCTGCTGGGTGTCGTCTGGTATTTCCGCATCAATTACCGCCAGTTCTTCACAGCACCAGCCACCGTCTCTCTGGTGGGCGTCACGGTCTTCTTCAGCTTCCTGGTGTTTGGGATGTACGGACGCTAA
- the TMUB2 gene encoding transmembrane and ubiquitin-like domain-containing protein 2 isoform X2 — MELSDITLIEGVGNEVTVVAGVVVLILALILAWLSTYVADSSNNQLLGTIVSAGDASVLHLGHVDHLMASQGTPEPTELPRPSESNDEKAEEAGEGGGGGDATGELGAGGGAEPSLEHLLDIQGLPKRQVGPESGSPEGSPPTLINVRLKFLNDTEELAVARPEDTVGALKSKYFPGQESQMKLIYQGRLLQDPARTLRSLNINDQAVIHCHRSPPGPAVPGPSASLSSSSTEPPSLGVNVGSLMVPVFVVLLGVVWYFRINYRQFFTAPATVSLVGVTVFFSFLVFGMYGR, encoded by the exons ATGGAGCTCTCGGACATCACTCTCATTGAGGGTGTGGGCAATGAAGTGACGGTGGTGGCAGGTGTGGTGGTACTGATTCTAGCCTTGATCCTAGCATGGCTCTCTACCTATGTAGCGGACAGCAGTAACAACCAGCTCCTAGGCACCATTGTGTCAGCAGGAGACGCATCTGTCCTCCACCTGGGGCACGTGGACCACCTGATGGCAAGCCAAGGTACCCCAGAGCCAACTGAACTCCCTCGTCCATCAGAGAGCAATGACGAGAAGGCTGAAGAGGCCGgcgaaggtggaggtggaggggacGCCACCGGGGAGCTTGGAGCTGGGGGAGGTGCTGAGCCCAGCCTGGAGCATCTGCTGGACATTCAAGGCCTGCCCAAAAGACAGGTGGGCCCAGAAAGCGGCAGCCCAGAgggctcccctcccaccctcatcaaTGTGCGGCTCAAATTCCTCAATGACACTGAGGAGCTGGCTGTGGCCAGGCCTGAGGATACCGTGGGAGCCCTGAAGAG CAAGTACTTCCCTGGACAGGAGAGCCAGATGAAACTCATCTACCAGGGCCGCTTGCTGCAGGATCCGGCCCGCACGCTGCGCTCCCTGAACATTAACGACCAGGCTGTGATCCACTGCCACCGATCCCCGCCGGGGCCTGCTGTCCCTGGCCCCTCTGCTTCCCTGTCCTCCTCCTCCACGGAGCCACCCAGCCTTGGTGTCAACGTGGGCAGCCTCATGGTGCCCGTGTTTGTGGTGCTGCTGGGTGTCGTCTGGTATTTCCGCATCAATTACCGCCAGTTCTTCACAGCACCAGCCACCGTCTCTCTGGTGGGCGTCACGGTCTTCTTCAGCTTCCTGGTGTTTGGGATGTACGGACGCTAA